The sequence TGCTGAGGCGCCATTCCTGGGGCTATACCGCATTTTGTCCATTCCTTTGTTCCAGTGACACTTATTACAAGACCACCAGGTCAAGCACCCCACCCTCTGATTTTTCAGAGGTACCAAGAAGAGTCCTTGACTGGGGCCCTGCCTTCCATCCTCTCCGTCACTGGTGAGCCCACCCACCCCATGGTGCCCTGAGCTCAATACAGGCAACTCCCAGACCCTGCTCTCCAGACCCTCCCAGACACAGCCCCAGACTGCCCTCTGGACTCCACAATGACGTGTCCCAAACTAAGTCCACTGTCTGTTCCTCCTCCTTTATTTCCTATTATAGCCAACACGAAGCTGGGGGGAGCAACCTCCAGCCAGCCTCCATCTCTTCCCTTTCCTGCCAAACCCAAGAGCCCTCCAACCACACCCCATTCCTCTCCTTCCCTGTCTGCCTCGCCCCTCTCACCTCGACTACAACAGCCTCTGAGAGACACACGGTGGTGACAAGCAAGGACTcaagccaggctgcctggggtcAAGCCTAGCCCTGCCACTGTGGGACCCCGGGCTGCCCCAGTTTCCTCTGTGAAAGGAGATAATCATAGACTCTACCTCAGAGAGTTGTCATGGGATATATGAATTCATATTTCTCACGTGTATGTAACAGTATCTCTGGCACATGTAAGcatttaacataaaaatacatttattattctCATTAAAGTCTCAGTTTTCCCTATCAGGATAGATAGGCTAAGATGCAAAACTGACCATGTGCTCAACTGCAAACCCTTCTGAGGCCCCTCAGTGCCTTTAGGATCAGGTCTAAACGTCAGCCTCCTTCAGTGGGGAGTCCAGCCTGCCCTCAGGGGCCTGGGCCCAAGCCCTCCCCAGTTCACTGTCCAGCCAGGCTCCTTCTCGGCTTTGCTGTTATcactcttctctgtccatgggacacaCACCTACAGTCTCTTTCAAGACTCAAGAGCAGGAGTGACAGCCTCCATGAAGCCTCTTCTGACCACTCATTTCTTCTCACTCCCACTATGCTACATACAAACATCTGGCCTAATACCTCTAATACGTCATCCTCCTCTAAGAACAAGCTTCCAGAGGGCAAAGGGTTCCCATCTTCCTCTCTCACAGCCCCAGTGCCCAGGAGGCTGCCTGATCACACTGGGCGGACAACAGACTGGGGGAGGAAGGGTGCCCCCTGACCTGGTGACAGAGAGTGGAGTCCCCTCCTCGCAGCTCAGATCCAGGCTGTCAATACTCAAGTCCAGCTGAGGCTTAGCCTGGGCCTCCCGGCTCTTCAAGGCGTCAGTCGCCACCTGGAACTTGCCCAGGTCCCGAAGCTGCTGGTCGGCATGGGCAACCTGGGAATGGGGGCGGAGGGAGAGTGAAGGCAGGCCTCCACAGGGTGGCTGAGAGGAGGGCACCGGAAGCCAGTGTGCGGGAGGTGACGGAGTCAGCGCAGCCAGAGCCTCACCTGTGCCTCCAGGCTGCGCACCTGGGCGGTGAGGTGGCGGCAGGCCTGCTCGGCCTCCTTGGTCTTCAGCCCGGCCTGCTGCAGCTCCCGGCCCAGCCGATCCACTTCTGCCCGCAGCCCTTTGTTCTCCGTCTGCAGCTGTTCCAGGCCCCGCAGCTGCTCCTGCAGCTCTTGGTTCTGCTGCTTCTTGGCATCATAATGAGTCTTGGCCTTCTCCATCTGGGTTGGCggaagggtgggtgggtggtgggtcAGAGAAGTGGGGGGCTcaggggccggggctggggccgGGCTCCTCACCTGTAGTTTGTAGTGCTCAGCTGCCTgctccttctggctcagctgggctTGCAGCTCACTCAGCTGGGCCTGGAGGCGCTGGACCTCCTGCTGGCTCTCACCGCCCTGGGCCTGGAAAGACGAGAGAAGCTGATGGCCGCTGTTCTCTTTGTCCCACCCAAATCCACCGACCCCTAGCCTCCTAGGCTCCACAGTGTTTTCAGATTCCTGAATTACTGTTGCAGATTCTCTGAGGACACACAACAGGCCTTTGGGCCCCTCCCAACTCCAGCCTAAGCATCACGCACCCCTCAGAGTCCAGCTGCTGTAGGAGGTTTTCCTGTCCAGACAGTGCCCTTTCTGGAAGAGTTCTGGCAGCCTGCCTTCGCCTTGACACCAGGCACAAGCTACCTCACCCTCCCTCCATGAGGACAGTCTCCCGGGAAGGAAAGGCACTGACCCCTGGGAACACCAGGGATCTAGGCACATGGCGTGTGTACTCTTTGAGGACACGAGAACTCACTTCTCCTCAAAACCACTCTGGGAACTAGCTTTAGctccacttcacagatgaagacactgagttCAGAGACTGAAAGCACGCTGGTCACGGGGACTAAACAGCAGAGTAAGATTTGAGCCTCTGCCCACCTGACTCCAAAGCCGGTGTGGGCTCAGTTATGCTGCGGACACCGCCTCCCAGACAGACCGCAGACTCCTTGGGCGCAAGACCTCTGGCAGCCTCTCTGTCCACCCGCAGTTTGCACCAGCAAGTGCTAAGTCTGTGGCAGGCACTGGACAGGGCCAACCAGCCTTACCTCCTCATCTCCCGGCACCGGGAAGGCCCCTGAGAGGAGTGCACTCAGCCTGTTTATCAACGTGACAGTGACATGGTGTGGAGTACATGGCAGTGAGCTGGGCAAACAGCTCCGAGCTCCTACCAACCCCTGTGACCCTCCTGGGGCCACTGGGGCCAAGTTCCTTTGCCCTTAACTAAAAGCTGTGAAGCCTAGAGTTGTAAAAAAGCAAATGTTAAACCAAAGAAGGTGATACCAtggaaagaaagaacattaaGTTGCACTGTAGTACAAACGTCACTAACACTCACTCCCTAAGATTAAACAGCACAGCCCAGCGGAAGCTTCTGCAGTGCTGCAGGTGTTCTGATCCGCCCTGTCCAGTATGGGGGCCACTAGCCACACATGGCTACTGAGCTGTGGAAACGTGGCTAGCGCGACTGAGAAACGgcagtttttatttaaataaccacacgtggctagtggctactgcaACAGATAGTGAAGGTCTGCGGGTTGGGAGCCACTCTGGTCATCTTCCCTCAGGAGCTCGCAGAGGCACAGGCGGGGCTCCTGAGGCTGCCAGGCCCAGGGTGccttccctccctgctcccctgagCCGATGGAGGGCAGGCCCATCCCCTGCTGTCCCACCTTCAGCTTCTGCTGCTGCGCCTTGCTGGCTTGCTCATGGTCAGCTAGCTTCTTGTTCAGTTCTTCCACCTGGGGCAGGGAGGCAAGAGGAGAGAGACTCAGGGGGCCTTCCGCTGAAGGTCCAGACAAATTACGGGATTTCCCCAGGCCAGTCCCCAGTGTCCCTGTAAGAAACTCAGGGCCGCCTCTGGCCTCCAGTTAGGGAATGGCCTGCCGCCCtggctggtgggcagggcctgagTGACGTGACCCAATGCAAGTGCTGTCAGAGCCACCTGCCCGCGCTTGCCTCCACCCCCTGCCTCAGAGACAGAGGTAGCAGAGTCACTCGGGAGCTGACACCCCACCACAACCTACCGCCGCCGTTCCCAGCCCCAACCTTCCCACGGCGGGACAGGAACAGGGGACCCAGTCTACAACACCAGCAGACACACTCAATgactacccacccccacccaagaAACTGCCAGAGCAAAAGCCCAACTGCTCAGACCTCTCCCCAATATCCACAGGCCATTAGGGCTGGCGCTAGCAGTGTGGTAGCTGTGATTAGCACGTGTCAGGCAGCTGGGAAGACGAGAGCAGGGCAGCACACGTATtccacacccaccccacccccagagagaGGAAGGGCTCGGGGAGGAAGGGGACTAGAGGGCGCATGGCAGCCACAGACGCTCCTGGCTCCCCTGGGCTTTCTGGGAGCTCAAGCACGATCAGTGAAGGCAAAAGGCGGGAGCTCCATTGCTAACTGTTTGCTCTTCCATCTGACCTTCCCCATCATCtcaggctccctggaggaggggatgggaggagagaaggaCCCACCTCCTCAGCAGGCCCCAGATGATGGGGTAGGAAAGGGGGTGGAGGAAGGGGGCGCCCATTAAATGCCAGTTTGATAGCTTTGATGTCTAGGGCAGCACAGAGACCCTGGTAAGGGTGAGGCAGTCAGACCTCACCTCCTCTCAACCTTGGCCTTCCTGCTCCCAGACATCTCTATCTTATGCTGGGGGTTAAAAACCCCAGAGGGTGATGGGCAGGCGTCCTGAGCTCACAGACCTGCTAATCTGTGGGGGCTGCCTGGCACATCACCTTTCTGGCTTCTGCAGGAAAGAAGGGAGCTGTGCTATACAAGGCCTGTGGCCAAACTGCAACAAGTCCCCACAGCTAAGTACCCAAACTTGGAGTAGGACTTGGAGGTCTGGGAGTCCCGAGGGCAGGCTGTCTCTGGATCTGGTACGGGAAAGACGAAGCCTGCCTTACCCCTCATCCCTGACAGACGATGAGAGTACAGACGGGTGGAGAGGCCGACCTGGGATGGGTGGGGCGAGGCCTGAGAGGGCCCAGCACACCGCACTCCGGGACGGCCTGGGTTCCACGGCGTGACCCTGCCCCTTCACAAACAGTTCACAACAGGAGCCCACGGAGGCAAGCTGCAGCCGGGGTCATGCACCGAGACCAGTCACCGCTTAAGCAGCCAGCATTTATCGAGGACCTCAGGCATTACCTGCTTAGTCTGCTCGCTCTGAAATAACTCTAGCTGCTCCACCTGCGCATGGGGGAGCAACGGAGACAGCGTGAGATGGGGGCCCAAAAGGCACCCGCCCTGCTCCCAGGCTGACCTCACCGAGGCTCTGATCTGCCCCCAAGGAACCAGATGTCTAGTAGCCTCTTTAAATGCCATCTTGGCTCATTCGAGGCCCCGGTGGCTCTTGGGGCCTCCACTGTAAGTGTGCCTCCTGATGACAGGGTGCCTCAAGGGGTTGATGGCTTTCACAGCCTGCCTCACCAGAGACAGAGCCTTCGGGGAAGGGGAGGCTACTGAGACTTTCTGTAGGCCAGCAGGGGCCACAGACAACCTGCACTAGCAGCCATATCTCCTCCTGCCACCCAGACACTctggaatcacgtggggatcggAGGCCGGGGAATGTTAGACAGATGATGTCCCTGCCTCTCCAGGGGTGAGGCTGAGCCAGGGCCTCACCTGGGCAGTGAGTTTCTGCCTCTCCTCCTGGAAACGCTGCCTCTCCTCCAGGACCTTGGCCTTGGCACCCTCGTACTTGGCGGTCATCACCTCCAGCTCCCGTGCAGTGCTCTGCGCTTCCCGCTGCATCTCGGCCAGACGGGTCTCAGCGTCTGCACGCACAGCTGCCAGCTCCTGGCTGTACTTCTCTCGGGCCTGGTCCAGCTCCACTTCCAGAAACTGCCGGCCGAGGCTGGCCCGCTCACCCAGCCCTCGGTTCTCCTCCGCCAGCAGGCCGTGAGCCTTCTTCAGCATGCTCAGCTGCTCCGCATAGCTGGCCTTTTCCGCTCGCAGCTGCTGGGCCACGCGCTCCTGCTCTGCCACCTTCTGCCGCAGAGGCAGCAGCTCCCCGAGCTCGCGCTGGGCCCGCAGCAGCTCTGCCCGCAGCCCACCAGCCGCCTGCTTGCTCTGCTCCAGCTCCTCCCGGTGGCGCTTCTCGGCAGCGGCCTGCTCAGCCTGCAGCTGCTGGCACAGGTGCTTGACGGGCAGGAGCTCGCTCGCCAGGGCCTGCGTGCTGGCGTGCTCCAGCTGCAGGGCCGAGAGGGCCTGCTCCTTCTGGAAGAACTTCTCCTGCCAGGCCTTTAACTCTTGGCCCAGCTCCTCTGCTCGCTCCGCCTGTGAGGCCAGCTCCTGCCGCAGGCTCTCAGAAGCCACCCGCTGCTTCTCAGCCTCCTCCCGGAGGGTCTGGACCTCCTCGCGCAGAGCAGAGCTGCGCTCCGCGGCCCTGGCGCTGCTGCTGGCGGTCTCCGCCTGGAGCAGGCGCAGCCgctcttccagcttctgactCTTCTCCGACTCGGCGACCACCAGCCGCTTCAGCTCCTTGCTCTCGCCCTCCTTCTCCAGCACCTGGCGGTTCAGGATGGACACCTCCTCCTCCAAGCTGCTGATGAGGCTGTTTTTCCTCTCGGCCTCCTGCTGACCCCGGGCCACCTGGGCCTTCCACTCGTCCTCAGCCTTGCCGTGCTCCTGGGCCTTGGCGCGGAGGGTGGCCAACTCCCTCTGGGTTGAGGCTAAGGCGTCCTGACTGCTCCCCAGCTCCTGGGCCTTCTGCTCTAACTGGCCCCGCAGAGTCTTCAGAGTACCAGCCTGCTCTGCGTGGGCGGCACGCTCAGACTCAAGGCTGTGCTCCAGGCTGGAGGCCTTCTCCTGGTACTCGCGGGCCTGCTGTTCCAGCCGGCTCACCTCTGCCTGCAGAGCCTGCAGTTCAGAGCCTTCTGGCTCAGTCTTTCCAGTAGCCTCGGACTGGGTTCGCAATCCAGAAGTGTCTTCTCGGCTGGCTGTCCCGAGAGACTGTGGGCGCCCCTCCTCTTTCTTGGCCAGCTGTTCTTTCAGTCGCTCCATGGTTTGCTGAAGCTCCTTCAGCGCTGCCCCTTGGGCTGCCTCCTGCCCACGAAGCTTGGCCAGTTCCTGGTCCATCCCCTCCTTTTCCCTCAGGGCCTGGGCCAGTGCCTCCTGCAGGGCAGCAAACTCCACACGCTGCTCATTGAGTGCATTCTGCAGCCGCATCTCCAACTCCGCCTTGGCGGCCTTCTCCAGGGCGAGGTCGGCTTGAGCCCGGCCCCGCTCCTGGGTCAGCCGCgccacctccctctcctgttGCCCAcgctcctcctgctgctgcccctGGCTCTCCATCAGCGCGGCCCGCAGCCTCTCCAGCTCGCTGCCCATCTGCTCAGCCTCACGCTCCATAGCCTGCAGTGCTGCCTGCGTGCTGCAGAACGGGCGTCCCTGCTGCTCTTCCAGCCACTCCGACTCTCTGTCTCCTGCCCTGGGAGGCTCCTTGAGCAGCTCCGGGGAGGCCGTCTCCGGCTGCTCACCCGCCTTGCGCACCAAGGCCTCCAGGCGGGCCACCTCCTTGCTGGTGGCCGCCATCTTCTCCTGCAGGGTGGCCAGGTCGGTGGCGAgctgctgggccctgccctccTTCTCCTGGACCTGCTGCCGGGCCCTGGCCAGGCTGGCGTGGAGCTGAGCCAGCTCGTCCTGCTGCCGGCTGATCTGGAGCTCGCTATGGGCCTCGATCCCCACCACCTTCTCCTtggcctcctgcagctcctggcGGGCCTTCTCGCATTCCTCCTTCAGGGTCATCAGCTGTTCCTGGAACATGGCGCCGTACTGCGCCTCTTCCTGCTGGCTGTCCTCGTACCGCTCACGCCAGGTGGCCACCTCCTTGGCCAGCTGCTCACACTCACTCTCGGCCTCGCGCTGGGAGGCGACAGCCTCGGCCAGCTCCTGCCGCAGGGCTTCTGTCTTGGCCTGATGGGCCTCCCCAAGCTGCTGTAACcgggcctccagccccttgcgTCCAGCTCTCTCTTCTTCCAGCTCCTTCTGTCCCTGCTCATGCTGCTCCACCAGGCTCTGCGTCTCCGCCTCCAACCTGCAGATGCACCGCTGCTGCTCGGCCAGGGTGTCTGCGACCCTGCGCTTCTCCTCTTCCAGGCTGCCTGTGGTGGCCTTCAAGGACTCCTCCAGGGCCCGGACCTGCTCCTGGAGCTGGGCCTTCTCCTGGGCCACACCTTCCCACTCGGTTGCTTTCTGCTGCTCAGACCTCAACTGGGCCTTCAGCTCTGCCACCTGGGCCTGCGCCTCACTCTGCTCCTGGCGGGCTGCCTCAACATGGGCACGGAGTTCCTCCACCTTCTGGCTCAGCTCTGCCTTCTCCTGCTGGGTCTGTGTCAGCGAGGCCTGGGCACCATCCTGGGCTTCATGGGCGGCCTGCAGCTGCTCTTGCAGGACCTCCAACTTGGCAGCCTTCTCCTTCTCCACTGCTCCCAGCTGCTGGAGGGCCGAGTCTCTCTCCCGGAGAGCAGCCTCCCGCTCCTCAGCCGCAGCAGCCAGTTGCTGGGCCTGATCTCTCCGGGTGGCCTCCTTCTCTGAGGTGGCCTCTTCCAGCTGCCGCTCCTTCCGCTCCAGGGTGCTGCTCAGCTGCTCCACCTGCTGGCGGAGGCCCTGGGCGGCCTCTTCCTGCTGCCGGAGGGTCTGTGTGAGCTGTGCCTGCTCCGTCTGGGCCTGCTGCTTCAGGCCGGCCAGCTCCCCATCCCGCTGCTGCACAGTAGTGTTGAGGGTGTCCAGCTCAGAGGTCAGTGTGGCCACCTGGGCGGACAGCCGGGCCACCTGAGCCTGAGAAGCCTGCTCCAGCTCCTCCTTGGCCTGGCCAAGGCtggacagggagccctgcagCTCAGCGATTAGGCCGGCCAGCTGCTGCTTTTCTTCTTCGAAGTGGCTCCGCTCGGTGAGCAGCTTGGCTTCCCGCTGGCCCCGCTCGGTCTCCAGTGCCGCCACCCTGGCTTGAAGCTGGGTGTTGTCTGCAGCGAGGGTGGCTGCCTCTTGCTTGAGGGTTTCCAGCTGGTGAAATAAAGAGACAAACAGAGATCAGCACGACTCCTCGATGCCCTCTGCTCCTCTGGGGATTGAGGACCACCAGGAACGTGAACATGGAGTGCACGGGTCAGCAGCCACCCCAGCCCACAGGTGTCACCGCTGCCCCTGAGTCCCTACCTGCAAGACATCGCCCAGCACCTCACCCTTCTCCTGGGGTGGGTTCTCCCGCAGTTGGGCCAAGTGTTCTTCCAGCTGTGAAAGCTTTCCCTGAAGGATTTCGTTCTTCTCTTCAAGGCATTTCTGGGAGTAAATGAGAGCCCCAGGTGAACAGAAATGAAACAGGTACCAGCTTGCCACATAAGCCCTCATGAGCACCAACAAAATGTTATTATCCCattaccctgatgctgagagggactgggggcaggagaagaaggggatgacagaagatgagatggctggatggcgtcaccgactcgatgggcataagtttgagtaaactccgggagttggtgatggacagggaggcctggcgtgctgcgattcatggggtcacaaagagtcggacacgactgagtaactgaactcaactgaacccTGTTACTAAGATCTCCTCTGGCCCCGACCTaggggaaaactggcagaaacCAATGGAGACCTGACTTACCAGTCCCAGTCCCAGGGCTGAATTAAGTTGGGTGACCTGCTCATTTCTTCTCCAAGGCTGAGTTTACTTAAAATTTCCTCACTGTATACCCTTCCTCAGTCATGTGTTGGCTCTCAGGAGTATCCAAACACTCATCAGCTTAAAAATATCCTGACTGTCCAAACACCAACGGCAGCAACAGCCACAGCACCCTCTGGTCCCCTGCCCCTCTTCACCCCACTGTTCACTAAGCAACTACAATGGGCCAGGGCCTGTCTGAATCTACCCAACAGACTGGGAGGTAGAGACTACCATCCCTATTGTTTTTACAGAGTAAGAGTCCAAAGCTGAGTTGAGTGCCTTGTCCGGGGGCTACATGGTTACTAATACGTGGCAGAGCTGGGTTCTTAATAGCAACAATAATCTCAGCAACTTCACTTCGTATCAGACAATGTGTGTTCAGTGCTCTATCTGCATTATCTTACAACAGATGATAAGGCAGCTACtaattctttttcccattttagggaaaagATGCTTAGAAAGAAgtcaagtaacttgtccaagagcCACACCTGTAACAGCAAAGACAGGACATACAGGTGTACTGAACCAAAGCCCATTACAGCACACTATTAAGCCTTGAAGAGTAGTCAGCATAATTCCCAAAGGTCCCacagtgaaaaagtgaagtcgctcagtcgtgtccgactctgtgaccccatgaactgcagcctaccaggcttctccgtccaaggaattttccaggcaagaatactggagtgggttgccatttccttctccaggggatcttcccaacccagggatagaacccaggtctcctgcattgtaggcagacgctttaccgtctgagccaccagggaagtccagaggtCCCATAGAGTGGGAAACGGTATTCAGCTTTCAGCATGTGGTCAAGACCGTGGCCCTGACTTCCCGAAGCAGAGGGCTACCTTGTCCTGCAGGGCTATGCCGAGCTCCTTCTCCAGATGCGCCTGCTTCTCCATCCACTCCTGAGTGGCCCTGCTGTGCTCTTCTGTCAGTTCATTGAGGGCCCCCTGGAGTTGCTGCAGGTGACTGGCAAACTCCCGCAGCTGAGACAGACAAGAGGGAACCCCCATCACCCAGGGTCAAAACTGCCAGAACCACTGCTGTCTGCCTGCTGAACTCCAGGGTCTGCATGGCTCCTGTTATCCTTCCAGCCCTCCTCAAGCCAAACGCAACTAATCACACCTCTAACACAGGACTACTAATCAAAATTTACGGCCACTAGCCAGTCCCTGGCAGTAGCCAATTAAGGAAGGAGGACATTCTCCTCAACCAGCTGGGGGAACTGTCCAGACCAACTCAGTCACACCGGGCTACCAGGTGTGGACCAGAAACCCCAACTCTCACCTTAAAGGAAAGGTCCCCATTCTCCTCAGAAAGCTGGTTAATTCTGCGATCCATCTGGCTCTTCTCTGTCTTCAGATCCTGGCACTGCTTCAGAGTTTCGTGGAGCCGCACAGTGAGgctgcgggggggtgggggggcggtgaggAAAGAGCACATGGCCGCTGCGCTGGGTGCAGAAGGACAGCAGGAGAACCATACCTCTCGTTCTTGCCACGCAGCTCCTCCAGCTCCCTGGGTTCCAGCGGACTGGCCGCCTGCTTCTCGTTGAGCTGAGCGAGGCGGTCAATGCGCTGCTGCATCATGGCTATCTGAGCATCTGCCCcggaggagaggagaggactcAGCCCAGGATGAGGGGAGGAgcgaggagggagggggcagctggtccagggaaagaaggaggggggggggggcgtggatAGCACCAGCTTCCAGGGGGTCAGCCAATGGGCCCAGGGATGAGCTCAGCTCCTAGACCAGCAGAGGAGATGACACAGGAGGCAGAAGGGCCACACCTCAGACAAGCCCAGCACCTTCCCAGATGAAAATCCCAAATGCTGCCCATCCACACACATCTGCCAGCGAGCCAGGCACCTACCCTTCTCGGTGAGGAGCTTGCGGTTCTCAGCCAACTCCAGCTCCAGCTCGTCTCGATTACTTCTCTCATCTGCAAGCTGCTTCTTTAGCCGCCTCATCTGGAACTGTGGGGTCTGCAAGATGTCACCCATGGGGGAGGCTGGAGAACCTGAGAGGAAGCTGAGGAAGGAGATGGCCCAGATGCCATGGTCAGAACCCAAGTAAGGGCAGAAGCAACCAACAACAGACGCGGGTGGTGGTGGGGACGGGCTCTATGGGTGTGCGCACAGGGGCGAGGCCCAAATACCTGGGTTCTGTCTGCAATGCTATCTCGTGCTTTATGATGTGACCTAGAgaaagcttctcttctttcttcaagtCTTAATTTCTCTATGCCTCCCCACCCACCACAGCTGCAAAAGGAGGGCACTGTCTTGGCC comes from Cervus elaphus chromosome 1, mCerEla1.1, whole genome shotgun sequence and encodes:
- the NUMA1 gene encoding nuclear mitotic apparatus protein 1 isoform X2, coding for MTLHATRAAALLTWVNSLRLGDPVEAVLQLQDCGVFIRIIDGILGTDEGQQILQRPVPERLEFVCSFLQKNRKHPSSPECLVSVQKVMEGSELELAKMIMLLLYHSSMSSRSLRDWEQFEYKIQAELAVILKFVLDHEDGLNLNEDLESFLQKAPVPSPRSSTISEELSPPSHQAKREVHFLELQKVASSSGNNFLSGSPASPMGDILQTPQFQMRRLKKQLADERSNRDELELELAENRKLLTEKDAQIAMMQQRIDRLAQLNEKQAASPLEPRELEELRGKNESLTVRLHETLKQCQDLKTEKSQMDRRINQLSEENGDLSFKLREFASHLQQLQGALNELTEEHSRATQEWMEKQAHLEKELGIALQDKKCLEEKNEILQGKLSQLEEHLAQLRENPPQEKGEVLGDVLQLETLKQEAATLAADNTQLQARVAALETERGQREAKLLTERSHFEEEKQQLAGLIAELQGSLSSLGQAKEELEQASQAQVARLSAQVATLTSELDTLNTTVQQRDGELAGLKQQAQTEQAQLTQTLRQQEEAAQGLRQQVEQLSSTLERKERQLEEATSEKEATRRDQAQQLAAAAEEREAALRERDSALQQLGAVEKEKAAKLEVLQEQLQAAHEAQDGAQASLTQTQQEKAELSQKVEELRAHVEAARQEQSEAQAQVAELKAQLRSEQQKATEWEGVAQEKAQLQEQVRALEESLKATTGSLEEEKRRVADTLAEQQRCICRLEAETQSLVEQHEQGQKELEEERAGRKGLEARLQQLGEAHQAKTEALRQELAEAVASQREAESECEQLAKEVATWRERYEDSQQEEAQYGAMFQEQLMTLKEECEKARQELQEAKEKVVGIEAHSELQISRQQDELAQLHASLARARQQVQEKEGRAQQLATDLATLQEKMAATSKEVARLEALVRKAGEQPETASPELLKEPPRAGDRESEWLEEQQGRPFCSTQAALQAMEREAEQMGSELERLRAALMESQGQQQEERGQQEREVARLTQERGRAQADLALEKAAKAELEMRLQNALNEQRVEFAALQEALAQALREKEGMDQELAKLRGQEAAQGAALKELQQTMERLKEQLAKKEEGRPQSLGTASREDTSGLRTQSEATGKTEPEGSELQALQAEVSRLEQQAREYQEKASSLEHSLESERAAHAEQAGTLKTLRGQLEQKAQELGSSQDALASTQRELATLRAKAQEHGKAEDEWKAQVARGQQEAERKNSLISSLEEEVSILNRQVLEKEGESKELKRLVVAESEKSQKLEERLRLLQAETASSSARAAERSSALREEVQTLREEAEKQRVASESLRQELASQAERAEELGQELKAWQEKFFQKEQALSALQLEHASTQALASELLPVKHLCQQLQAEQAAAEKRHREELEQSKQAAGGLRAELLRAQRELGELLPLRQKVAEQERVAQQLRAEKASYAEQLSMLKKAHGLLAEENRGLGERASLGRQFLEVELDQAREKYSQELAAVRADAETRLAEMQREAQSTARELEVMTAKYEGAKAKVLEERQRFQEERQKLTAQVEQLELFQSEQTKQVEELNKKLADHEQASKAQQQKLKAQGGESQQEVQRLQAQLSELQAQLSQKEQAAEHYKLQMEKAKTHYDAKKQQNQELQEQLRGLEQLQTENKGLRAEVDRLGRELQQAGLKTKEAEQACRHLTAQVRSLEAQVAHADQQLRDLGKFQVATDALKSREAQAKPQLDLSIDSLDLSCEEGTPLSVTSKLPRTQPDGTSIPGEPASPISQRLPPKVESLESLYFTPIPARGQAPLESSLDSLGDISLDSSRKTRSARRRTTQIINITMTKKLDVEDPDSANSSFYSTQSAPASQAGPRAASSTQSLARLGSPDDGNSTLLSLPGYRPTTRSSARRSQAGMSSGAPPGRNSFYVGTCQDEPEQLDDWNRIAELQQRNRVCPPHLKTCYPLESRPSLSLPAITDEEIKTGDPRETLRRASMQPTQIAEGAGITTRQQRKRVSSETHQGPGTPESKKATTCFPRPMTPRDRHEGRRQSTAEAQKKAAPAVVKQADRRQSMAFSILNTPKKLGNSLLRKAASKKAPSKASPNPRSGTRRSPRIATTTASAATAAAIAAATPRAKGKAKH
- the NUMA1 gene encoding nuclear mitotic apparatus protein 1 isoform X3, whose translation is MTLHATRAAALLTWVNSLRLGDPVEAVLQLQDCGVFIRIIDGILGTDEGQQILQRPVPERLEFVCSFLQKNRKHPSSPECLVSVQKVMEGSELELAKMIMLLLYHSSMSSRSLRDWEQFEYKIQAELAVILKFVLDHEDGLNLNEDLESFLQKAPVPSPRSSTISEELSPPSHQAKREVHFLELQKVASSSGNNFLSGSPASPMGDILQTPQFQMRRLKKQLADERSNRDELELELAENRKLLTEKDAQIAMMQQRIDRLAQLNEKQAASPLEPRELEELRGKNESLTVRLHETLKQCQDLKTEKSQMDRRINQLSEENGDLSFKLREFASHLQQLQGALNELTEEHSRATQEWMEKQAHLEKELGIALQDKKCLEEKNEILQGKLSQLEEHLAQLRENPPQEKGEVLGDVLQLETLKQEAATLAADNTQLQARVAALETERGQREAKLLTERSHFEEEKQQLAGLIAELQGSLSSLGQAKEELEQASQAQVARLSAQVATLTSELDTLNTTVQQRDGELAGLKQQAQTEQAQLTQTLRQQEEAAQGLRQQVEQLSSTLERKERQLEEATSEKEATRRDQAQQLAAAAEEREAALRERDSALQQLGAVEKEKAAKLEVLQEQLQAAHEAQDGAQASLTQTQQEKAELSQKVEELRAHVEAARQEQSEAQAQVAELKAQLRSEQQKATEWEGVAQEKAQLQEQVRALEESLKATTGSLEEEKRRVADTLAEQQRCICRLEAETQSLVEQHEQGQKELEEERAGRKGLEARLQQLGEAHQAKTEALRQELAEAVASQREAESECEQLAKEVATWRERYEDSQQEEAQYGAMFQEQLMTLKEECEKARQELQEAKEKVVGIEAHSELQISRQQDELAQLHASLARARQQVQEKEGRAQQLATDLATLQEKMAATSKEVARLEALVRKAGEQPETASPELLKEPPRAGDRESEWLEEQQGRPFCSTQAALQAMEREAEQMGSELERLRAALMESQGQQQEERGQQEREVARLTQERGRAQADLALEKAAKAELEMRLQNALNEQRVEFAALQEALAQALREKEGMDQELAKLRGQEAAQGAALKELQQTMERLKEQLAKKEEGRPQSLGTASREDTSGLRTQSEATGKTEPEGSELQALQAEVSRLEQQAREYQEKASSLEHSLESERAAHAEQAGTLKTLRGQLEQKAQELGSSQDALASTQRELATLRAKAQEHGKAEDEWKAQVARGQQEAERKNSLISSLEEEVSILNRQVLEKEGESKELKRLVVAESEKSQKLEERLRLLQAETASSSARAAERSSALREEVQTLREEAEKQRVASESLRQELASQAERAEELGQELKAWQEKFFQKEQALSALQLEHASTQALASELLPVKHLCQQLQAEQAAAEKRHREELEQSKQAAGGLRAELLRAQRELGELLPLRQKVAEQERVAQQLRAEKASYAEQLSMLKKAHGLLAEENRGLGERASLGRQFLEVELDQAREKYSQELAAVRADAETRLAEMQREAQSTARELEVMTAKYEGAKAKVLEERQRFQEERQKLTAQVEELNKKLADHEQASKAQQQKLKAQGGESQQEVQRLQAQLSELQAQLSQKEQAAEHYKLQMEKAKTHYDAKKQQNQELQEQLRGLEQLQTENKGLRAEVDRLGRELQQAGLKTKEAEQACRHLTAQVRSLEAQVAHADQQLRDLGKFQVATDALKSREAQAKPQLDLSIDSLDLSCEEGTPLSVTSKLPRTQPDGTSIPGEPASPISQRLPPKVESLESLYFTPIPARGQAPLESSLDSLGDISLDSSRKTRSARRRTTQIINITMTKVSKKLDVEDPDSANSSFYSTQSAPASQAGPRAASSTQSLARLGSPDDGNSTLLSLPGYRPTTRSSARRSQAGMSSGAPPGRNSFYVGTCQDEPEQLDDWNRIAELQQRNRVCPPHLKTCYPLESRPSLSLPAITDEEIKTGDPRETLRRASMQPTQIAEGAGITTRQQRKRVSSETHQGPGTPESKKATTCFPRPMTPRDRHEGRRQSTAEAQKKAAPAVVKQADRRQSMAFSILNTPKKLGNSLLRKAASKKAPSKASPNPRSGTRRSPRIATTTASAATAAAIAAATPRAKGKAKH